Within the Catenulispora sp. GP43 genome, the region TCGCCTCGGATCCTCGCGCAGAGTCGCCCGGCGGACCCTGGCTCCGCTGCTGCTCGCGGTCGTCGCCGGCACCGCTGCCACCGCCACCGCCACCGCGACCGCCTCCGTCTCCGTCTCCGCCTCCGCCTCCGCGGCCCGCATCCCGTGGCCCGGTTACGGGCAGTCCGCGGTCGCCGCCGACGGCCGGGCGCCGATGGGTACCTCCGGCGCGGTGGGCCGGCCGCACCCGACCGCCAGCGTGGCGAAGGTCATGGACGCCTACCAGGTGCTGCTCGACCATCCGCTGGGCGTGCACGACAGCGGTCCGACGATCACCGTCCTGCCGTACGAGGCCGCCGCCTATCGGGCCGAGATCCACAGCGGCCAGACCCTGGTCGCGGTCGCCGGCGGCGAGCGGATCAGTGAGCGCAAGGCCCTGGAGGCGATGCTGCTGCCCTCGGGGAACAACATGGCCCGCATCCTGGCGCGCTGGGACGGCGGCTCCATCGACCGGTTCGTGGCGCGGGAGAACCGGACCGCCTCGCGGCTGGGCATGGGCCACACGCACTTCGCGGACCCGGCCGGGACCGACTCGCGCACCGTCTCCACCGCGCCGGACCTGATCCGGTTGGACGAGGCCGCGATGGGGGTCGCCGTTTTCGCACAGGTTGTCGGGGAGACCTCGGCCCGGGTGCCGGTCGCCGGGGTGGTACGCAACCACAACCGGCTGCTCGGCCACAACGGCGTGCTCGGTGTGAAAACCGGCTGGACCGGCGCGGCCGGCGGCTGTCTGATGTTCGCCGCGCGGGTCAAGGGCGGGCGTTCGCACCAGTACCACACGGTGTACGGCGTCGTGCTCGGACAGCCCGGGCCGCCGCCGGCCGGGCGTTCCTTCGACGCGGCCGTGAGGCTGATCGAGGGTGCGCAGCGCTTCCTGTAGCACCCCGCCGTACGGGACGACGAAGCGCCGCGGCTGTCCGGACGGACAGTCGCGGCGCTGAACGGTTCCCGGTCGATCGCGTCAGTGCGCGCAGTGATGGTGGTGGTGGTGCACCACGCGGTGGCGTGCCTTGTGCTCCCGCGGGACCCAGAAGGCGCCTTCGATGTTGCGGCCCCACTTGCAGTGGCCTTCTACCTCGTACCGGCCGGGGTCGGTGTCCCGCGGGACCTTGAACCAGCCGGTCTTCCCCTCGGGGGTCCACTTGGCGAGCTTGATCCAGTGGCGCTTGCCGTCGATGGTGACGTGCACCTTCGCCGGCCCGCACTGGTGGCAGGACTCGGTGGACAGACGCACGACGTGGCCGGGCTTCACCACGTGGGGCGAGGCTTCGATCCTTCCAGACCTGCCCTCGTTCGCGTAAGCGGACGTGGCCGACACTCCGAAGGCTGTCGCTCCCATGACGGTGATGGCAGCGATGCGCGATACGCGCATGTGGGGTCCTCCTGACGAATGTGGTCGCAGAGGCGGTCTCTGCACCCACTTCGCCCTATTCCGCCATCGCCGAGCATCTTCACGCTTTGTTCATACTTAGCGCCCGTTTGGATCAGTGAATTCGTCAGTTGAGACCTCGCGGGGTGCCGGGGCCCGGTTTTTCATGTACCGGGCTTGTGTCCCCAGATGTAGACCGTGTCCCCGATCTCCAACGTCTTCCACAGCCGCCGCGCGTCCGCCACGCTCATGTTCACACACCCCTTCGACTTGCCCTTGTGGAGGTCGTCGCGGGAACCGTGCAGAGCGTAGTGGCGGTGGAAGAACTGGCTGTAGGGCAGCAGCGGCGAGGCCGGCCACTCGTGCCGCGCGTAGACGTGGAACGTGCCGTTGGGGGTCCACATCCCGCGGTAGCCGGTCCGGATCAGGACCGGTTCGAAGACGATCCGCGACCCTTTCTGCACCCACATCCGCTGGTGGTCCTGATCGACGCAGACGACGCGGCCCGGCCGGTGCGGACACAGGTTCGACCGGTCCGGTTTCGCGTCGGCGGCGGCGACGGCCGGGGTGAGGGCGATGAGCGCGAAGCCCGCCGCGACGACCGCAGCCGCCGCTCTGGCACGCGGGAGGGCTCGGAGGCCGGCTCGGTAGAAGG harbors:
- a CDS encoding D-alanyl-D-alanine carboxypeptidase family protein; this encodes MRHIVSRDRLGSSRRVARRTLAPLLLAVVAGTAATATATATASVSVSASASAARIPWPGYGQSAVAADGRAPMGTSGAVGRPHPTASVAKVMDAYQVLLDHPLGVHDSGPTITVLPYEAAAYRAEIHSGQTLVAVAGGERISERKALEAMLLPSGNNMARILARWDGGSIDRFVARENRTASRLGMGHTHFADPAGTDSRTVSTAPDLIRLDEAAMGVAVFAQVVGETSARVPVAGVVRNHNRLLGHNGVLGVKTGWTGAAGGCLMFAARVKGGRSHQYHTVYGVVLGQPGPPPAGRSFDAAVRLIEGAQRFL
- a CDS encoding L,D-transpeptidase, with product MNRTFYRAGLRALPRARAAAAVVAAGFALIALTPAVAAADAKPDRSNLCPHRPGRVVCVDQDHQRMWVQKGSRIVFEPVLIRTGYRGMWTPNGTFHVYARHEWPASPLLPYSQFFHRHYALHGSRDDLHKGKSKGCVNMSVADARRLWKTLEIGDTVYIWGHKPGT